Genomic DNA from Euleptes europaea isolate rEulEur1 chromosome 14, rEulEur1.hap1, whole genome shotgun sequence:
ccagagctggcaaccctagttaagagcAATGTGGCACAGTCCGTTGGAGTTTTTCCCCGCAGGCCTTCTTGAAATTGACAGGCATTAGAACTCCCTGGGGCCTTTGCATGAAGACATCATGATATATTGTGCCCCATGTTAATCAGGGTGTAAAGGGCTGAATTGTTTAATTTCACCTCTGGCACCAAAATGTCTTTGGCCACCTCGGGCATGGCCTTAGCCCAAGCTCCATATCTCTGAACCATGTTTTTCTGTACAGTGCTAGGCTGGCTGGGTTGGGCTATGTCACTTGGGCTTAGAACTTGAGTCTTCCCTTATTTTCCTCCCTAGCGAGAGAGTGACTCACGTGGTATCAGAAGGCAACTCTGGAGATGAGGTGGTTGAGTGGATGAAGAGGAATGGGAGCCGCTCTGTGGATGCTGCAGGAAGTGGCCCGGCCCTGCTAGATATCAGCTGGTTCACAGAGAGCATGAGTGCTGGACAGCCTGTGGAGATCGAACCCAGGCACTGTCTGCGGGTAAGTTCATCTCATCAGTAGAAAAGGACACCTTGCAGATGCTTGAATTACTCTGTGTTCTGCTAGGGTGCGTGTAGACTATGGAACAcaggtgttctccccccccctcgatcTTTTGTCCTGCTTCTTCTCCTGTTCCCACATTAGCAATGTGACATGCAGGTGTTTACCATGTGATGCTTTTTTCCAGCATGGAGATAGAAGCTGCTGTGAAAGGGTGGGAACGCATAGCAGTTCCGCTTCCTGTGCTTTTATTTGGTGTTTGCATCCAGagtggctgtttcttgtgtgATCTGCTATTGATGATTGCTTGCACAGAGAAAGGGCCTCATGGCATTTCAAGCTCTGTTGCTCTTTGCGTGCCCTTCTGACTTCCTCCAACCAGTCAGGGCGGAGTGAAGAACGGAGTACAATGTTGAATGTCACTGCTACGCCAGCCCACAAAATGGCTTCAGAGAAACCGAGGGAGGCAATGCCTCGCTGATAGTTTGCTTACCGTTTGTCCTGCGGACAGTTTCCCAACTTCTTTTCTTTGTCGGGAAGCTCTGGACCTGATAGCAGAGGAGGATTGTCTGAGTGTTACTCGGCTAGTGCGACAGAGACAGAATGGTGGGGACTGGCTATTATGTAAAAAATAGGAGGGGTGGTCTGGCCGTTATGGTCACTGGGACTTCTCCTGGTGGACCGATGGCTCCCCCCTTAGCTGGGCCAGGCCAGCCCTCTGGCAGAAGGATGGTGCACGGCCCACTGAGACTTGCACAGTGAGGGGTAGGCATTGCGTGGCCAATTGGGCAGGCAGATTGCCTCTCCCTCCtttggagggcagggtgtggggccCTTTACCTGAGCCAGTTTTCCTTCCCCACTCACCCCTGAAAAATAAGTAAACTTTGAATACCCGCCTGGACCGTTTGGAAGGGGGCAGGCTGCAAATCCTTGAAATATATCCTCTGCTTCCTCTTCTTCAGGTGGCTGTCCATGCAGAAACACTTGAGGCCAGAGGCCAGGTGGCTGCTTATGCCTGCCAGCGCCGAACTCCGCTTGCCCACAAGAACCAGCTGCTTGTGGTAATTTGACTAAATGTGCTTCTTGTAACTAGAATGCATTGAGCCTGGGGAACGGAAGCAGTTACAGTGGCAGGGTAAGAAGGGCTGGCTTGGGGCAGAGCCCACAGAAAAGGTTTTGGTGACTAAGGTGAACATTTTGTTAGCTAaggacccccgtggcgcagagtggtaagctgcggtactgcagtccaagttctgctcacgacctgagttcgatctcgatggaagtcggtttcaggtagccggctcaaggttactcagccttccatccttctgaggtcagtaaaatgagtacccagcttgctgggggtaaagggaagatgactggggaaggcactggcaaaccaccccgtaaacaaagtctgcctagtaaacgtcaggatgtgatgtcatcccatgggtcaggaatgacctggtgcttgcacaggggacctttgcctttaaggTGAAAAAGTCAGGTGGTGCCCATTTTTTATCCTGGCGACTATCAGGAATATATCACACCCGGTATTTCCCTTATGCAAATCTGAGGCTGTATAGCTCTCTTCTGAGCATTTGAACCTGCTCTTGGCCGTAGCCAGCAGAGGGCATCTCCCAGAAGTTAtctttattttccttcctttGTCAGGAAGCTCTGGAAACAGTGGCTGAGGAGGCACTCTTCTGTGGAAGTGAAGCACGCAACctggccttttccagggctgccTCGGTGCTCAAGTCCTTACCTTGGACTATCAGAGGTGTTAACGAAATAAGTTCCCTTCCTTGCATTGGGGAGCACTCCAGGAAAATCATCCAGGTAATTTTTCTGCCCAAGGCTGCTCGTTCTCTCTCAGCACACTGTCTCCAACTTCCTGCTCTTTCTCTGCGTACCAGGACAAGGTTCAGAATGTTTGCTTGTCACACACTTATTAAAAGCAGTGGAGTCTGCTCGCCATATGCAGTCACAAAGATATGAATCTTAGACATGTGTTGGTTTGAATACAGACCACCTTCCAATCTGAGCTCAAATCCACACTGAAATAACCTGAGTATAAGGAAGAACACCTTCTCAGTCTTCCATTCAGAGAATTGCTGGCTTGGGCTGTATGCCATGCTTAAAGGAATGCCTCAGTCTGGGCAGGGACCCACACTAACAGCAGTAAGGGATCCCTGGCAAAGTGGCAAGTTTTGATGAAACCCTGAACATCTGGATAAGAGTGAAGCCAAGTTTATTTTAGGAGGACAACGCATCTATCTGGAGAACTAGAAAACTCAAGCGGTCAAAATAATATCAAGCATTCAGTAATAGCTCATATGATAGAGCCCCTGAGGTAGGAAAAGCTGTCTCCATCTTCCCAGCCCCTGTTTCTGATTGGTCATTTTTTAATTGGTTAAACCCCTCAAGCAAGTTCTCTGGAAGTGTAGGTGCTTGTCAAGGGGTGCTCAGCTAAAACTTTCCCCTCTTCTCTGATGCTAGAGTGCCTCTAGAGAAGTAAGTGGGGTGCTAGAAGTGCTGGCAATATCTTGCCATGGCTGCAGTCCTGTACTAGCCAATGCTTATTCTATCGCAAATAGCTTTTGCATCCAGTTGGTGCCAGGCTGATCACCCCTCGCTGTTGGGCTTCGTGAGTTGGAGGTGCTGCTGCTATCCAGCATCCTTTAGTCCTGTGGCAGATGCAGAGTTGGTCCTTTTCTCCTCATGTCTGCAATTGCAAAGCACTGTAGCAGATGTGCAGCAGGCGAGAGGGTTTTGGATAGAAGCAGTGTTTCTGTACGGGTGCCCTGATGTTGAGCTAGCTAGCCCTGATTTAAGTAACCTCAGCAGGTTTGTGTCTCCTGAACAGGAGGTGCTGGAAGATGGTGCATCTGCAGAGGTGGAGAATGTAAGGCAGTCTGAGAGATACCAGACTATGAAGGTACGATGATTCTTGGGTGGGATGGTAAATGGCCTAGTGGTTGCCGCTGAATGCCATGGAATATAGACAAATCTCCTATCGCCTGTACCCACTTGAAACCTTGGAGAGGATGGGAAAGGTTCCACCTATGGTATTGTGTGGGACTCAATTTCCagagaatatttttttttcactttGAGGGGGGAAAACCCACCAAGTTTCTAGACTCCTGAATCATACCATTGGTCCaacaagttcagtattgtctactcagactggcaatggctttccagggtctcaagtagaggtctttcacatctactgcctgatccttttaagtggagatgccagggattgagcctgggacctgtCAAGcaggagctctgccactgagccacagtccctcctcaaATTAGTCAACGTGGAAAGGCTTCTCTCCTGATGGAAAGTGAGAAAACCACAATGCACATTTGTAGGAACTACACAGCAGAAGGCTATAATAAACTGCTCTTGCTCTGCAGCATTTCATGAAGATCTTTGGTGTTGGGGTGAAAACTGCTGGTCAATGGTATCAGGAAGGACTAAGGACAATTAGTGACCTGCAGGCATATCACACAAAACTGAACAATGCACAGCAAGCTGGTGAGTAATCTATGCAGACTGTTGATGAACATGAATTATTGGGAACACATCCCCCCACCCTTATTGAAATAACTGCTGGCTGGCTATCAACTTCTCTAGTGGTGTTTAAAGCCTCTGTGGTCTGGGTACTTAAAGGACCACCGACACCCAAATGTGCTTGTCCAGCTTCACggtctttttattttttggcacCCTGCCTTTGGAAGAAAAGCGAGTCTGTGCCAGAGAAATAGCCTTTTTGATAGAGATGCCTTGCTTATGAAATACCCCCTTTTAGCCATCCTGGTACCAGTTCCGGACACTGGATTAAATCATTTTTAGTTACCCAAGTTTTTGATTGTGTTGTTTTTCAGttctagggtgtgtgtgtttgctttgtCTGTGCTCCTCGGGTAATGACTTCTAAACTCCAATTTCGGATATTAACTTATTTTACTTGCTGCTGTGTTTTGTAATTTCCCTTTTATTTCCATGACACTGTACTGGTGAACATCTGAGTAGACAGTCAGTGCCTTCTTAAGCAGAATTGAACCCTTCTAAAtctttcagtggacttagaaggatgtaaccctGCTTAGTATGCCATTGGATGATTGGTACATCAGAAATTTTTTACTGTGCTGCTACCCATAACGATGTCCCAAATTTGAGGAGGCATTCTCACCTGGCTTAGTGGGAAGGTCCACCCATTGTTATGGACTGCTTTGTGGGACATTGGAGGTGTCTGTTCTGGGTGGCCATGAAGGCCTTCCGAGGCCTGTTGGGCAAAACTGGAGTAGTAGATCTTTCTCCTGGGGAAAGAACAGGACGTAAGAGACATCAGTACAGAACAGACCGAAATTTTGTTTCCTCTTATTGTTATTCTTCTACTCCTGAAGTGCTGATCTCTTCCTCCTGGGTGTGGCTTTATTTCCCACCAGGACTCCTGCATTACAGAGACCTCAATAGCCCAGTGAAGCGCTCTGAGGCAGAAGCCATTGTTCAGGAGGTGCAAAAAGCGGTGGACCAGTTCCTGCCTGGAGCCTCCGTGACTCTGACGGGAGGGTTTAGAAGGTGAATTGTCTTGCTTCATGGGCACTTGATATCCAGCTCCCGGAATGCACTAGTATCGGCTTTTCTAATCCCCTGGAACCCTTTCTCCTTCAGTAAGGTGGAGGAATGATTTGATTTTCCAGAGACGAATAGACATGAGTTTTCAAACCCATTTTGACTGCCATGTCTCCCAGTTAACAACTCTGGGGATTACCCTGTGAAGGTGCTAGA
This window encodes:
- the POLM gene encoding DNA-directed DNA/RNA polymerase mu produces the protein MMSQIPVKKKRQPAPPLPANPEDHACFSDVALCLVEKRMGASRKAFLTSLAQRKGFCVEGANSERVTHVVSEGNSGDEVVEWMKRNGSRSVDAAGSGPALLDISWFTESMSAGQPVEIEPRHCLRVAVHAETLEARGQVAAYACQRRTPLAHKNQLLVEALETVAEEALFCGSEARNLAFSRAASVLKSLPWTIRGVNEISSLPCIGEHSRKIIQEVLEDGASAEVENVRQSERYQTMKHFMKIFGVGVKTAGQWYQEGLRTISDLQAYHTKLNNAQQAGLLHYRDLNSPVKRSEAEAIVQEVQKAVDQFLPGASVTLTGGFRRGKPSGHDVDLLITHPTEGQEVGLLSKVVSWLDSQGFLLYHSNRRNTFQVLEDPELSISTATMDRFDRCFSIFCLNYLHGSVKRDSSAWEPACGLKDSGDAHGWKAVRVDLVVAPYSQFSFALLGWTGSRNFERDLRRFSKHEKKMVLNSHTLYHPEKKIFLTAASEEEIFQHLGLDFIPPEERNA